The following are encoded in a window of Mycolicibacterium tusciae JS617 genomic DNA:
- a CDS encoding ISL3 family transposase — protein sequence MRVSTAFNRLLQIPGTSVTDVVIGDRDVELTVRVTARRLQCPCGKRVKGAYDRRRRRWRHIDLAAHRLWLVYEIRRLNCPDCGVRTEHVPWARPGARHTRDFEDTVLWLAARTDRTTVATLLRCAWETVTAIINRTVDELLDQRRLDQIYRIGVDEICYRHPHKYLTIIGDHATATVIDVRPGRGVDSLAAFYNTLTPEQRGDVDAVSMDGSTAFRAATETALPDAAICYDTFHVMQWTNRALDEVFSAAMATNRADFDMSSGQWRRARTALRTGAERLNPARHQLVATITTQNRDIGTAWRLKEQLRELFRTAQPGRSPRQLRRWIRRARDSGVRPFQLLARRLEQHFDGIINTIKLGITNALIEGINAKIRLINARGYGHHSAESLTSMIYLMLGGISPKLPTTR from the coding sequence GTGCGCGTCAGTACTGCATTTAACCGTCTGCTGCAGATTCCTGGAACCAGTGTCACCGATGTCGTGATCGGTGACCGAGACGTCGAGCTCACCGTCCGCGTCACAGCCCGTAGATTGCAGTGCCCCTGCGGCAAACGCGTCAAGGGGGCCTACGACCGGCGTCGGCGCCGCTGGCGACATATCGACTTAGCCGCGCATCGTTTGTGGCTGGTCTACGAGATTCGCCGGCTGAATTGCCCCGACTGCGGGGTCCGCACCGAACACGTGCCCTGGGCTCGCCCCGGGGCACGCCACACCCGCGACTTCGAGGACACCGTGCTGTGGCTGGCCGCCCGCACCGACCGCACCACGGTGGCGACCTTACTGCGCTGCGCCTGGGAAACGGTGACCGCGATCATCAACCGCACCGTCGACGAACTGCTCGACCAGCGCCGCCTCGACCAGATCTACCGGATCGGCGTCGACGAGATCTGCTATCGCCACCCCCACAAATATCTGACCATCATCGGCGATCACGCCACCGCCACGGTGATCGACGTGCGACCCGGCAGAGGCGTGGATTCCCTTGCCGCCTTTTACAACACGCTCACACCCGAACAACGCGGCGACGTCGATGCCGTCTCGATGGACGGATCGACCGCGTTCCGCGCCGCCACCGAAACCGCACTGCCCGACGCAGCCATCTGCTACGACACCTTTCACGTCATGCAGTGGACCAACCGGGCACTCGATGAGGTGTTCTCCGCAGCAATGGCCACCAACCGCGCCGACTTCGACATGTCCTCCGGGCAATGGCGACGAGCACGCACGGCACTGCGCACTGGCGCTGAACGCCTCAACCCCGCACGCCACCAGCTGGTCGCGACGATCACCACCCAGAACCGCGACATCGGCACCGCATGGCGGCTCAAAGAACAACTGCGCGAGCTCTTTCGCACCGCTCAACCCGGCCGATCCCCACGACAGCTCCGCCGCTGGATTCGACGTGCCCGCGACAGTGGAGTCCGGCCATTCCAACTCCTCGCCCGCCGCCTCGAGCAGCACTTCGACGGCATCATCAACACCATCAAACTCGGCATCACCAACGCACTCATCGAAGGCATCAACGCCAAGATCCGACTCATCAACGCCCGCGGCTACGGCCACCACTCCGCCGAATCCCTCACCTCGATGATCTACCTCATGCTCGGCGGAATCAGCCCAAAACTGCCCACAACAAGGTGA
- a CDS encoding (2,3-dihydroxybenzoyl)adenylate synthase — protein MSTGLDPQQSDLTTGYVPFPADRAEEYRRAGYWTGRSLDSILTDAAAQWPDRAAVVDPDVSYTFAELDARADRIASALAHRGIATGDRVMLQLPNSAQFAVALFGLLRAGAVPVMCLPGHRYAELSHFADVSGAVGLVVADRVAGFDYRELAQALVNDNPRLSHVFVDGEPGPFQSFSSLSELTDFDGPVRDRVPVDPGAPALLLVSGGTTGLPKLIARSHDDYVYNATACAQAYEMTGEDVYLVALPAGHNFPLACPGLLGSMTVGATTVFTADPSPESAFAVIDRHKITVTGLVNALAKVWTQACEWEPLLPTSLRVVQVGGSRMTPEEARYILDGLTPGLSQIFGMAEGMLNFTRIGDPFDVVVNTQGRPMSPHDEMRVVDEAGREVAPGEEGELLVCGPYTLNGYYRADEANARSFSPDGFYRSGDRVRIFADGERAGYVEVTGRIKDVIHRGGETVSASDLEEHLFAHPAVYAAAAVALPDDYLGEKICAAVVFSGSPITLAELNQFLDERGVSAHSRPDVLAPMPALPKTAVGKVDKKKVVADLVPS, from the coding sequence ATGAGCACCGGTCTAGACCCTCAGCAGAGTGACCTGACCACGGGTTATGTTCCGTTTCCCGCCGACCGCGCCGAGGAATACCGTCGGGCGGGCTACTGGACCGGCCGCAGCCTGGACTCCATCCTGACCGACGCCGCTGCGCAGTGGCCCGACCGCGCCGCTGTGGTGGATCCGGACGTCTCCTACACGTTCGCCGAACTGGATGCCCGCGCCGACCGGATTGCGTCGGCATTGGCGCATCGCGGTATCGCGACGGGCGACCGGGTGATGCTGCAGCTTCCGAACTCCGCTCAGTTCGCCGTCGCGTTGTTCGGACTCCTGCGCGCGGGCGCTGTACCGGTGATGTGCCTGCCGGGTCACCGCTACGCCGAACTCAGTCACTTCGCCGATGTCAGCGGTGCGGTCGGTCTCGTCGTTGCCGACCGGGTTGCCGGATTCGACTACCGCGAACTCGCCCAGGCTCTGGTGAACGACAATCCGCGGTTGAGCCACGTGTTCGTCGACGGAGAACCCGGACCTTTTCAATCCTTCTCGTCCTTATCGGAGCTGACCGATTTCGACGGTCCGGTCCGCGACCGCGTGCCGGTCGACCCGGGTGCGCCGGCCCTGCTGCTGGTGTCGGGCGGGACGACCGGACTGCCGAAGCTGATTGCGCGCAGCCACGACGACTACGTCTACAACGCCACCGCGTGCGCCCAGGCGTACGAAATGACCGGCGAGGACGTATATCTCGTCGCGCTGCCCGCGGGACACAACTTCCCGCTGGCCTGCCCTGGGCTGCTGGGCTCCATGACGGTCGGCGCCACGACAGTGTTCACTGCCGACCCCAGCCCCGAGTCCGCCTTCGCGGTAATCGACCGGCACAAGATCACCGTCACCGGACTCGTCAATGCACTGGCCAAGGTGTGGACCCAGGCCTGCGAGTGGGAACCCCTGCTGCCGACGTCACTGCGCGTGGTTCAGGTGGGCGGTTCGCGGATGACACCCGAGGAGGCCCGTTACATCCTCGACGGGTTGACCCCTGGACTGTCCCAGATCTTCGGCATGGCAGAGGGAATGCTCAATTTCACCCGGATCGGCGATCCCTTCGACGTCGTGGTCAACACCCAAGGCCGGCCGATGTCGCCGCACGACGAGATGCGCGTGGTCGACGAGGCCGGCCGAGAGGTTGCGCCCGGTGAGGAGGGTGAACTATTGGTGTGCGGTCCTTACACGCTCAACGGCTACTACCGGGCGGATGAGGCGAACGCACGGTCGTTCAGCCCCGACGGTTTCTACCGCTCCGGGGATCGCGTGCGCATCTTCGCCGACGGTGAGAGAGCGGGCTATGTAGAAGTCACCGGGCGCATCAAGGACGTCATTCATCGCGGCGGGGAGACCGTATCGGCCTCCGATCTAGAGGAACACCTGTTCGCCCATCCCGCAGTCTACGCCGCGGCAGCAGTCGCCCTTCCCGACGATTATCTGGGCGAAAAGATCTGTGCTGCGGTCGTATTCAGCGGGTCGCCGATCACACTCGCCGAACTGAACCAGTTCCTCGACGAACGGGGAGTATCCGCGCACTCACGGCCCGATGTGCTCGCGCCGATGCCGGCGCTGCCCAAAACCGCGGTCGGCAAGGTGGACAAGAAGAAGGTCGTGGCGGACCTCGTGCCGTCCTGA
- a CDS encoding non-ribosomal peptide synthetase → MGATDNNGASGRTVHEEVAELLGVTPGDVDPDADLIASGLDSIRMMSLSGRWRKQGIDVNFAALAENPTVAAWSALVAQRSEASHSAELGDPADDGNETGDAGDPFPLAPMQHAMWLGRNDDQQLGGVAAHLYVEFDGDGVDANRLRDAAAKLVARHPMLRVEILPDGTQRIGDRGLPVTVYDLRELDAEAAEQRLQTIRHQKSHQLLDGDVLELSLSLRPDGRTRLHVDMDMNAADAVSYRKFMADLAVFYRGGELPELGYTYRRYRAALAAADPGPSDEDRQWWADRLPELPESPALPLVPLAEQAEPRRSVRLWHIFDVETRDALFAAAHRRGFTPAMAVAASYSNALARWSSGSRFLLNLPMFGREPFHPDVEKLVGCFTSSLMLDIDLTRATTPAERTRAVQETLHNTARHSSYSGLSVLRDLGRHRGSQTLAPIVYTSALGLGDLFAGEVTDLFGAPVWTISQGPQVLIDAQATPLATGLMINWDVRVDAFRPGVADAMFAYHLAELTRLATDDGAWDVPDPPAVPQAGRAIRDAVNSVTTPPSGEAIHDGFFRNALTAPDAPAVFSDDGDLTYGELRARAVAVAETLRCNGVRPGDLVALIGPKCGEQIPAVLGILAAGAAYLPIATDQPSDRTSRILESSGITAVLLCGGADPVEAAVPVITAAAAMRRPVDAEPTPADPHDLAYVLFTSGSTGVPKGVELTHDAVMNTVEFIDSRYQLGSTDRSLALASLEADMSVLEIFAMLRAGGAVVVVDEIQRRDPDAWADLIQEHRVTFLNWMPGWLDMLLKVGGNRLSTLRVVLLGGDWVRPELIRELRKSAPAVRSAGLGGATETAVHGTICEVDDPPAHWTSIPYGTPFPNNACRVVAADGSDCPDWVPGELWFSGRGIARGYRGRPDLTAEKFVECDGRTWYRTGDLVRYQADGTLEFVGRIDHRIKISGYRIELGEVEGALKRAPHVDAAVAAVIEGEPDVLAALVRTDDPRVDAQSIAAAMTELLPAHMIPKVIVVSDQIPFTVNGKIDRKAVARQLAEAEVPAAHVFRPPSTPLESALVAIVADVLGVVGDAMGIDDDFFSLGGDSVLATQVIARVRDWLDTPTVLVTEMFAARSVANLADRLLSREPDADRLNMVAEVYLEVAGMDSTDVLSELAGG, encoded by the coding sequence GTGGGGGCGACAGACAACAACGGTGCATCCGGCCGCACCGTCCACGAGGAGGTTGCCGAACTCCTCGGGGTGACCCCCGGCGATGTCGACCCCGACGCCGACTTGATTGCCTCCGGTCTCGATTCGATCCGCATGATGTCGTTGTCGGGGCGGTGGCGTAAACAGGGAATCGACGTCAACTTCGCCGCATTGGCGGAGAACCCGACGGTGGCGGCATGGTCTGCGCTGGTGGCGCAACGGTCCGAAGCCTCCCATTCGGCCGAGCTCGGCGACCCGGCCGACGACGGTAACGAGACCGGTGACGCCGGCGATCCGTTCCCGCTGGCGCCCATGCAACACGCGATGTGGCTGGGCCGCAACGACGATCAGCAACTCGGCGGCGTCGCCGCCCATCTTTACGTGGAGTTCGACGGTGACGGCGTCGACGCGAACCGCCTCCGCGACGCCGCAGCGAAACTGGTTGCGCGCCACCCGATGTTGCGCGTGGAGATCCTTCCGGACGGTACCCAGCGGATCGGCGATCGCGGCCTTCCCGTGACCGTCTATGACCTGCGCGAGCTGGATGCCGAAGCCGCTGAGCAGCGGTTACAGACCATTCGTCACCAGAAGTCACATCAACTACTCGACGGCGATGTCCTCGAGCTGAGCCTGTCGCTGCGTCCGGATGGCCGCACGCGGTTGCACGTCGACATGGACATGAACGCAGCCGACGCCGTGAGTTACCGCAAGTTCATGGCCGACCTGGCGGTGTTCTACCGCGGCGGGGAACTGCCCGAACTGGGCTACACCTATCGCCGGTACCGGGCCGCGTTGGCAGCCGCTGATCCGGGGCCCTCCGACGAGGACCGGCAGTGGTGGGCCGACCGGCTACCCGAGCTGCCCGAATCGCCTGCGCTGCCGCTGGTCCCGTTGGCCGAACAGGCCGAACCCCGCCGCAGCGTCCGACTCTGGCACATCTTCGATGTCGAGACACGGGACGCACTCTTCGCGGCCGCGCACCGCCGCGGGTTCACGCCCGCGATGGCCGTCGCAGCGTCGTATTCGAACGCGCTGGCTCGGTGGTCGAGCGGCTCGCGGTTCCTGCTCAACCTGCCGATGTTCGGTCGAGAACCGTTCCATCCCGATGTCGAGAAACTCGTCGGCTGCTTCACCTCGTCACTGATGCTCGACATCGACCTGACCCGGGCCACCACGCCGGCCGAGCGGACACGCGCCGTGCAGGAAACGTTGCACAACACCGCTCGTCACTCGAGCTACTCGGGCCTGTCCGTGCTGCGCGACCTGGGACGGCACCGTGGCAGCCAGACCCTCGCGCCGATCGTCTACACCAGTGCGCTAGGACTCGGCGACCTGTTCGCGGGCGAGGTGACCGATCTGTTCGGTGCTCCGGTATGGACCATTTCCCAAGGCCCGCAGGTGCTCATCGATGCACAGGCCACGCCCCTGGCCACCGGACTTATGATCAACTGGGACGTCCGCGTTGACGCGTTCCGGCCGGGTGTCGCCGATGCGATGTTCGCCTACCACCTCGCCGAGTTGACCCGGCTGGCCACCGACGACGGGGCGTGGGACGTTCCCGATCCGCCCGCAGTGCCCCAGGCCGGCCGTGCCATCCGTGACGCGGTGAACAGTGTGACCACGCCACCGAGTGGAGAGGCGATCCACGACGGGTTCTTCCGTAATGCACTGACTGCGCCCGACGCTCCGGCGGTGTTCAGCGACGACGGCGACCTGACTTACGGCGAGCTGCGCGCGCGAGCGGTTGCGGTCGCGGAAACTCTACGCTGCAACGGGGTTCGGCCCGGTGACCTCGTTGCGTTGATCGGCCCCAAGTGTGGTGAGCAGATACCCGCGGTGCTTGGGATTCTGGCCGCCGGTGCCGCCTACCTTCCGATCGCCACCGATCAGCCTTCCGACCGGACCAGTCGCATCCTCGAATCCAGCGGTATAACCGCGGTGCTGCTTTGCGGCGGCGCCGACCCGGTGGAGGCCGCGGTGCCGGTCATCACCGCCGCGGCCGCGATGCGGCGCCCTGTCGACGCCGAGCCCACCCCCGCTGACCCGCACGACTTGGCCTACGTGTTGTTCACGTCGGGGTCGACCGGCGTGCCCAAGGGTGTTGAGCTGACGCACGACGCGGTGATGAACACCGTTGAGTTCATCGACAGCCGTTACCAATTGGGCTCGACGGACCGGAGCCTGGCGCTTGCCTCGCTGGAAGCCGACATGTCGGTGCTGGAGATCTTCGCCATGCTGCGAGCGGGCGGTGCGGTCGTCGTCGTGGACGAGATCCAACGCCGGGACCCCGATGCGTGGGCCGATCTGATCCAGGAGCACCGCGTAACGTTCCTGAACTGGATGCCCGGCTGGCTCGACATGCTGTTGAAGGTCGGCGGTAACCGGCTGTCGACCCTGCGGGTGGTGCTTCTCGGCGGTGACTGGGTGCGCCCCGAACTCATTCGGGAACTACGCAAGTCAGCGCCCGCGGTACGGTCGGCGGGCCTTGGCGGTGCGACTGAAACCGCGGTGCACGGCACGATCTGCGAGGTCGACGACCCGCCTGCGCACTGGACCTCGATCCCGTACGGCACTCCGTTCCCGAACAACGCGTGCCGCGTGGTCGCCGCTGACGGATCCGACTGCCCGGATTGGGTACCGGGCGAACTGTGGTTCTCCGGACGCGGCATCGCCCGCGGTTATCGCGGCAGGCCTGATTTGACGGCCGAGAAGTTCGTCGAGTGCGACGGTCGAACTTGGTATCGGACAGGAGATCTCGTCCGCTACCAAGCAGACGGGACACTGGAGTTCGTCGGCCGCATCGATCATCGGATCAAAATCAGCGGCTACCGGATCGAACTCGGTGAAGTGGAGGGGGCGCTCAAACGCGCGCCGCATGTCGACGCCGCAGTCGCGGCCGTGATTGAAGGAGAACCGGATGTGCTGGCCGCGCTGGTCCGCACCGATGACCCAAGAGTCGATGCGCAATCCATTGCCGCCGCAATGACCGAATTGCTGCCCGCACACATGATTCCCAAGGTCATCGTCGTGAGCGACCAGATCCCCTTCACCGTGAACGGCAAGATCGATCGCAAGGCTGTTGCCCGGCAATTGGCCGAAGCCGAAGTGCCCGCGGCACATGTCTTCCGACCACCGTCAACGCCGCTGGAATCCGCCTTGGTCGCGATCGTCGCCGACGTGCTCGGTGTGGTCGGCGATGCGATGGGGATCGACGACGACTTCTTTTCCCTCGGTGGTGACTCCGTGTTGGCCACCCAGGTGATCGCCCGTGTTCGCGATTGGCTGGATACGCCGACGGTGTTGGTCACCGAAATGTTCGCGGCGCGCAGCGTGGCCAACCTGGCAGATCGACTTCTCAGTCGCGAACCGGACGCCGACCGCCTCAATATGGTCGCCGAGGTCTACCTGGAGGTCGCCGGGATGGACAGCACGGACGTGCTGTCCGAATTGGCCGGCGGCTAG
- a CDS encoding HNH endonuclease signature motif containing protein has translation MAVEAVRAAVSALRAAHDELAALPVDLLTRDELVGALDELESLWCQLPAQRHRLLAGLQAEATAKEMGAKSWRQVLAIRWRISTSEAGRRLDEAAVLGPRRTLTGEPLDPVLPCTALAQGRGVINGEHVKIVRETMERIPPAVDTLTRAQIEIDLVGHGIGLGPKELKDKAERTLFLLDQDGPEPDDTERQRRRGVRMGPQGRDRMTPLSGTLTPEAAAIYEAIFARWAAPGMCNPAEENPCVSGTPTQAQIDNDHRTLAQRQHDALVAVGRSVLQSGELGQHNGLATSIIVRTTLQDLESRAGVGVSGGGTVIPIKDVIRMAAHAHHFLAVFDRATGAALNLFRTRRTASPAQRIMLIARDGGCTKPGCTVPAYGSQVHHAARDWADGGHTNVDDLGLACGPDNRMVGPGGWTTRINADNDVEWIPPPQLDTGQARVNDYHRPERLRPPADEPLDQEPPAEDEPPAQEPPADEPLADAQPFEDEWFEDDWLEGPADYEPPAQDAPADESIAENDDHPHEPGGPEPNAA, from the coding sequence ATGGCAGTGGAGGCGGTGCGGGCGGCGGTGAGTGCGCTGCGCGCCGCCCACGATGAATTGGCCGCGTTGCCCGTCGATTTGCTCACCAGGGACGAGTTGGTGGGGGCGCTCGATGAGTTGGAATCCCTGTGGTGTCAGTTGCCGGCTCAACGTCACCGCTTGTTGGCCGGCCTGCAGGCCGAGGCGACGGCTAAAGAAATGGGTGCTAAGTCGTGGCGTCAGGTGTTGGCGATCCGGTGGCGCATCTCGACATCGGAGGCGGGTCGTCGCCTCGATGAGGCCGCGGTGTTGGGGCCGCGGCGCACACTGACCGGAGAGCCTCTGGATCCGGTGTTGCCGTGCACTGCGCTGGCTCAGGGGCGCGGGGTGATCAACGGTGAGCACGTCAAGATTGTGCGCGAGACGATGGAGCGTATTCCGCCCGCGGTCGACACGCTGACGCGCGCGCAGATCGAAATCGATCTGGTCGGCCACGGGATCGGGTTGGGGCCCAAGGAACTCAAGGACAAGGCCGAGCGGACCCTGTTTCTGTTGGATCAGGATGGTCCCGAACCCGATGACACCGAACGCCAGCGCCGCCGCGGGGTGCGGATGGGCCCGCAGGGCCGCGACAGGATGACCCCGTTGTCAGGCACTCTCACCCCTGAGGCGGCGGCGATCTATGAGGCGATCTTCGCCAGGTGGGCTGCACCGGGAATGTGCAATCCTGCCGAGGAAAACCCGTGTGTGTCGGGCACTCCGACGCAGGCCCAGATCGACAACGATCACCGGACGCTGGCGCAGCGCCAGCACGACGCGCTGGTCGCGGTGGGTCGTAGTGTGCTGCAAAGCGGTGAGCTCGGGCAGCACAACGGGTTGGCGACCTCGATCATCGTGCGTACCACGCTGCAGGATTTGGAGAGCCGCGCCGGGGTCGGTGTGAGCGGCGGGGGCACGGTGATCCCGATCAAAGATGTGATCCGGATGGCGGCTCACGCCCATCACTTCCTGGCGGTGTTCGACAGGGCCACCGGTGCGGCACTAAATCTGTTCCGCACCCGACGCACCGCCTCCCCAGCACAACGAATCATGCTCATCGCGCGTGACGGGGGTTGCACCAAACCCGGGTGTACGGTGCCCGCGTACGGCAGCCAGGTCCATCACGCGGCCCGCGATTGGGCTGATGGCGGCCACACCAACGTCGATGACCTCGGCCTGGCGTGCGGGCCGGATAACCGCATGGTCGGCCCGGGGGGTTGGACGACGCGGATCAATGCTGACAACGATGTGGAATGGATCCCACCGCCACAGTTGGACACCGGCCAGGCCCGAGTCAACGACTACCACCGCCCCGAACGCCTCCGCCCACCCGCCGACGAACCATTGGACCAGGAACCACCCGCCGAGGACGAACCGCCGGCCCAGGAACCGCCGGCCGACGAACCGCTCGCCGATGCCCAACCGTTCGAGGACGAATGGTTCGAGGACGACTGGCTCGAGGGACCGGCTGATTACGAACCACCCGCCCAGGACGCGCCAGCCGACGAGTCAATAGCGGAGAACGACGACCATCCTCACGAACCCGGCGGGCCAGAACCCAACGCCGCCTAG
- a CDS encoding LLM class F420-dependent oxidoreductase has translation MDLAGVGVWSSQLRYGDAAEAAEAAAELEELGFTALWIPDVGGPVLDSVGQLLSATNEVVIATGILNLWMHEPADVAEAYASLTAQHGERFLLGIGVSHAPLIDSKEPGLYKRPLAATRAYLDAIDATDNPVPVANRVLAALGPKMLELSATRARGAHPYLVTPDHTLYAREHLGDGPLLLPEQTVLLTENEDEARKLGTDWLRSYLALPNYANNLLRSGFSQEDVTSVSDRLFDAIIAWGDEETVLRRVNEHHAAGADHVCVQVLTADPTEFPREQWRRLAAALK, from the coding sequence ATGGATCTCGCAGGCGTCGGAGTATGGAGTTCACAGCTGCGCTACGGCGACGCCGCCGAGGCCGCCGAGGCCGCCGCGGAGCTCGAGGAGCTTGGATTCACCGCGCTGTGGATCCCCGACGTCGGTGGACCCGTACTCGACTCGGTGGGCCAGCTGCTGTCGGCCACCAATGAGGTCGTGATCGCCACCGGAATCCTGAACCTGTGGATGCACGAACCGGCGGACGTGGCCGAGGCGTACGCATCGCTTACCGCGCAGCATGGCGAGCGCTTCCTTCTCGGTATCGGCGTGAGCCACGCCCCACTCATCGACTCCAAGGAGCCGGGCCTTTACAAAAGGCCGTTGGCCGCGACGCGCGCCTACCTAGACGCAATCGATGCGACCGACAACCCGGTGCCCGTCGCCAACAGGGTGCTTGCGGCTCTGGGGCCCAAGATGCTCGAACTGTCGGCAACGCGTGCCCGCGGCGCCCATCCATACCTGGTCACGCCTGACCACACCCTCTACGCCCGCGAGCACCTCGGCGACGGCCCGCTGCTGCTTCCAGAGCAGACCGTGCTGCTCACCGAGAACGAAGACGAGGCACGCAAGCTCGGAACCGATTGGTTGCGCTCATATCTGGCGCTTCCCAACTATGCCAACAACCTGCTTCGCTCCGGCTTCTCACAGGAGGACGTGACATCGGTCAGCGACCGACTGTTCGACGCGATCATCGCGTGGGGCGACGAGGAGACTGTGCTGCGCCGGGTGAACGAACACCACGCCGCGGGCGCCGACCATGTTTGCGTGCAGGTACTCACCGCGGATCCCACGGAATTCCCCCGCGAACAGTGGCGTCGATTGGCCGCCGCGCTGAAGTAG